One segment of Paenibacillus pabuli DNA contains the following:
- a CDS encoding glycerol-3-phosphate responsive antiterminator — protein MPFEGQSMLPAAKSMKQFEAIIDGPYTYGVMLDTHIAQLESLLDEARRRSKKILLHADLVQGLKNDEYAAEYLCQHIRPAGLISTRATVIQKAKQKGITAIQRVFLLDTNALEKSYQLLAKTQPDYIEVLPGVIPHIITEVAERTGIPIIAGGLIRSAKEVELALEAGATAVTTSNFDLIRHFGESLTEPKQ, from the coding sequence GTGCCATTTGAGGGACAGAGCATGTTACCCGCTGCCAAGAGCATGAAGCAGTTCGAAGCGATTATTGATGGCCCTTACACCTATGGGGTTATGCTGGATACTCATATTGCCCAGCTGGAGAGTTTGCTGGATGAAGCACGGCGGCGAAGCAAAAAAATCCTGCTGCATGCCGATCTGGTCCAAGGGCTGAAGAACGATGAGTACGCTGCAGAATATTTGTGTCAGCATATTCGTCCGGCGGGATTGATCTCTACGCGGGCGACGGTGATTCAAAAGGCAAAACAAAAGGGGATCACTGCCATTCAGCGGGTGTTTCTGCTGGATACGAATGCCTTGGAGAAAAGTTATCAACTGCTGGCGAAGACGCAGCCGGATTATATTGAAGTGCTTCCTGGCGTTATTCCGCATATTATTACCGAGGTGGCGGAACGGACAGGAATCCCCATTATTGCCGGAGGACTGATTCGATCTGCCAAAGAGGTTGAGCTGGCGCTGGAGGCTGGGGCAACAGCAGTGACCACGTCCAATTTTGACCTGATCCGACATTTTGGGGAATCGCTTACAGAACCGAAACAGTAG
- a CDS encoding GTP cyclohydrolase II encodes MINSHIIQLLAPKIQTFPSGKEFIYLVGPIKLPVNLDGETRTFQWYSWLKSDKVMDSGELIESLATAELAERQQSSVLVYGDFAEAQEALIRMHSICHTGDIFGSKRCDCGFQLEQSMKMIAAHGAGALFYLANHEGRGIGLFSKAMAYILQEEGLDTVDANLQLGFTDDARNYDDAIAVLRALRSAPVTLITNNPRKLAALQEAGLNVGGRVPLWGDRSAFNEKYLQTKVSRSGHLAENDGWAGADVLLPHAQA; translated from the coding sequence ATGATCAATTCACATATTATTCAACTGCTTGCCCCCAAAATTCAGACTTTTCCGAGTGGAAAAGAATTCATATACCTGGTTGGACCGATTAAGCTTCCGGTCAATCTGGATGGAGAGACGCGCACATTCCAGTGGTACAGCTGGCTGAAATCGGATAAGGTCATGGACAGCGGCGAGCTAATTGAGTCGCTGGCTACGGCTGAACTTGCAGAGCGTCAGCAATCGAGTGTACTCGTGTACGGAGATTTTGCCGAAGCGCAGGAAGCGCTGATCCGGATGCACAGCATCTGCCATACAGGCGATATTTTTGGCAGCAAACGCTGTGATTGTGGCTTCCAGCTGGAGCAATCCATGAAAATGATCGCAGCCCATGGGGCGGGTGCCTTGTTCTACCTGGCGAACCATGAAGGCCGCGGTATTGGTCTGTTCAGCAAAGCGATGGCTTACATTTTGCAAGAAGAAGGTCTGGATACGGTAGATGCCAACCTTCAGCTTGGCTTTACGGATGATGCTCGTAACTATGATGATGCGATTGCCGTATTGCGTGCACTGCGTTCCGCACCCGTTACTCTGATCACCAACAATCCGCGTAAGCTGGCTGCACTGCAGGAAGCGGGACTGAATGTAGGCGGGCGTGTGCCGTTGTGGGGCGATCGCTCGGCGTTCAACGAGAAATACCTGCAGACCAAAGTGAGTCGTTCGGGTCACTTGGCAGAGAACGATGGCTGGGCAGGGGCAGATGTACTGCTTCCACATGCGCAGGCTTAA
- a CDS encoding ABC transporter substrate-binding protein, with protein sequence MIRRKRTCWTAILMVCVLLISGCSIWPGQDDSANNKKVALTLWYWNRSIDDKLIAKAREQFPNIELTAQKIGGDFKAKLKTTLAAKSGEPDIVALNDWIMELFPSEDRFYNLYDLGAGDVKDQYLEWKWKQGVTPSGQMIGFPMDTGPTALFYRADLFKEAGLPFEPEDVTRQLNSWEAYAAAGEQIKEKLGGKVFLTDNIGSVYNQVLSQGAERYFRPDGSFIGMDSPLVRTSWDTSIDFKQKGLLANADGWTPGWNAAMNNGEIASFVGAVWMKQVLQEAAPDTSGKWRVARAPGGDGNNGGSFLSILKSSEHPQEAFELVRWLQSPENQLEQYQTLNLFPSAPGVFNSPAMKEEEPFFGGQATGPVFAESAQHVPDAFFGERYPSVHNIITRRLNDVAKQNADPKQVWTDTVHRVERELQR encoded by the coding sequence ATGATCCGCCGGAAAAGAACCTGCTGGACAGCCATCCTGATGGTCTGCGTCCTGCTCATAAGCGGATGCTCCATCTGGCCGGGACAAGACGATTCTGCGAACAACAAAAAGGTGGCGCTTACACTATGGTACTGGAACCGTTCCATTGATGATAAGCTGATTGCCAAGGCCAGGGAACAGTTCCCCAATATTGAACTGACAGCCCAGAAGATCGGCGGTGATTTCAAGGCAAAGCTCAAGACAACGCTGGCAGCCAAATCAGGCGAGCCCGATATTGTCGCACTAAACGACTGGATTATGGAACTTTTCCCCAGCGAGGACCGTTTTTATAATCTGTATGATCTTGGCGCAGGGGACGTCAAAGACCAATACCTGGAGTGGAAATGGAAGCAGGGCGTTACGCCAAGCGGACAGATGATCGGTTTCCCGATGGATACGGGACCGACAGCTCTCTTTTACCGGGCAGACCTCTTCAAGGAGGCCGGACTTCCTTTCGAACCTGAGGATGTGACCCGTCAGCTGAATAGCTGGGAAGCATATGCCGCAGCAGGCGAACAGATCAAGGAAAAACTTGGGGGCAAGGTATTTCTGACCGATAACATTGGAAGCGTTTACAACCAGGTCTTATCTCAAGGAGCTGAGCGCTATTTCCGCCCGGATGGTTCGTTTATCGGCATGGATTCTCCTCTGGTACGAACAAGCTGGGATACGTCCATTGATTTCAAGCAAAAGGGATTGCTGGCGAATGCAGATGGCTGGACTCCAGGCTGGAATGCAGCGATGAACAATGGGGAAATTGCGTCCTTCGTGGGTGCCGTCTGGATGAAACAGGTGCTGCAGGAGGCTGCGCCAGATACATCGGGTAAATGGCGGGTGGCTCGAGCCCCTGGCGGAGACGGTAATAACGGCGGTTCGTTCCTGTCCATTCTGAAGTCCAGCGAGCATCCTCAGGAAGCCTTCGAGCTGGTGCGCTGGCTGCAGAGTCCGGAAAATCAGCTGGAGCAATATCAGACGTTGAACCTCTTCCCTTCCGCACCGGGCGTGTTCAATTCCCCTGCAATGAAAGAAGAGGAGCCCTTCTTCGGCGGACAGGCGACAGGGCCTGTATTTGCCGAATCGGCACAGCATGTTCCGGACGCTTTTTTTGGTGAACGTTATCCATCGGTACACAACATTATTACCCGACGCCTGAATGATGTCGCGAAGCAAAATGCCGATCCCAAGCAGGTCTGGACCGATACCGTACACCGCGTTGAGCGGGAACTCCAGCGTTAA
- a CDS encoding carbohydrate ABC transporter permease has product MAVTEPHLTPEPGAVHPDLDRKKSLLSQIWEHRALYAAISPFYILFAVFGLFPIGFSLYLAFHKWDGIGVMTYNGLNNFKYMLTDAEFWQAVGNTFMIWIYSTIPMLFFALIVAFLLHAPFVKFRTLFRVGYFLPNVTSIVAVAIIFGALFANNYGFLNYLLQSVGLPVVEWLNAPWGIKVAISSMVVWRWTGYNAVIYLAGLQSIPQTLYEAAKIDGASGIQSFFRITIPMLRPVILFTVITSTIGGMQLFTEPQILVGNDGGAGAAGMTIVLYLYRESFINNYFGYGAAVGWGMFLIIALFSIVNWKLVQGKSS; this is encoded by the coding sequence ATGGCTGTAACCGAACCCCATCTCACTCCCGAACCCGGAGCCGTGCATCCGGACCTGGATCGGAAGAAATCTCTCCTATCTCAAATTTGGGAGCATCGTGCCCTATATGCTGCGATCTCACCGTTTTATATTCTGTTTGCCGTGTTTGGCCTGTTTCCCATCGGATTCTCGTTGTACCTGGCTTTCCACAAATGGGACGGCATTGGCGTAATGACCTACAATGGGCTGAATAATTTTAAATACATGCTGACGGATGCCGAGTTCTGGCAGGCGGTGGGCAATACGTTCATGATCTGGATATACTCCACCATTCCCATGCTGTTCTTCGCCCTTATTGTCGCCTTTTTGCTGCATGCACCGTTCGTGAAGTTCCGTACACTGTTTCGGGTCGGTTACTTCCTGCCGAACGTTACGTCCATCGTAGCCGTGGCGATCATCTTCGGTGCACTGTTTGCCAACAACTATGGCTTTCTCAACTATCTCCTGCAGTCGGTCGGGCTTCCAGTCGTGGAATGGCTTAATGCCCCTTGGGGTATTAAAGTGGCGATCTCCTCCATGGTGGTGTGGCGCTGGACGGGGTACAACGCGGTCATTTACCTGGCTGGACTCCAGAGTATTCCGCAAACCTTGTATGAAGCAGCAAAAATTGACGGCGCATCCGGGATACAGTCCTTCTTCCGGATTACGATTCCGATGCTGCGGCCCGTGATTCTGTTCACGGTGATCACCTCAACGATTGGCGGCATGCAGCTGTTCACCGAACCCCAGATTCTCGTGGGCAACGATGGCGGTGCAGGCGCGGCCGGGATGACCATCGTTCTGTACCTTTACCGTGAATCGTTCATCAACAACTACTTCGGATATGGTGCAGCGGTGGGTTGGGGCATGTTCCTCATTATCGCCCTGTTCTCCATCGTGAACTGGAAGCTTGTTCAAGGCAAGTCATCCTGA
- a CDS encoding carbohydrate ABC transporter permease, which yields MTSKYLKSLVLYTGLIGGMLISMFPFYWLIVMSTRTTSDIYAFPPQLWFGGELWNNISRVLQQIDFWGAFVNTLFVSGMVTVLVLFFDSLAGFAFAKFEFPGKKWLFVLLLATMMVPSQLSLVPSFVLMATFGWVGSFKALIIPGMVNAFGIFWIRQYATESIPNDLLDAGRIDGCNFFRLYWNVALPILRPAFAFLGAFTFIGVWNDYLWPLIVLTDERKYTLQIALSQLNGLYNTDYAMVIAGTLLAVIPLIIMFLFISRQFISDIAAGAVKD from the coding sequence ATGACGTCCAAATACCTCAAATCGCTGGTGTTGTATACCGGTCTTATCGGGGGCATGCTCATTTCCATGTTCCCGTTCTATTGGCTAATTGTAATGTCCACCCGGACGACGTCCGACATTTACGCATTTCCGCCCCAGCTCTGGTTCGGGGGAGAACTGTGGAATAATATCAGCCGGGTGCTGCAGCAAATTGACTTCTGGGGTGCATTTGTCAACACATTGTTTGTATCCGGCATGGTGACCGTGCTCGTGCTGTTCTTTGACTCATTGGCGGGTTTTGCGTTTGCGAAGTTTGAATTTCCGGGCAAAAAGTGGCTTTTCGTCCTGCTGCTCGCCACCATGATGGTGCCATCCCAGCTGTCGCTTGTGCCTTCCTTCGTGCTCATGGCCACGTTCGGTTGGGTCGGTTCCTTCAAGGCCCTTATTATCCCGGGCATGGTGAATGCCTTCGGCATTTTCTGGATTCGGCAGTATGCCACAGAGTCCATCCCGAATGACCTGCTCGATGCGGGCCGGATCGACGGCTGTAATTTCTTCCGTCTCTATTGGAATGTGGCGCTGCCCATCCTACGACCTGCGTTTGCGTTTCTCGGTGCATTTACCTTTATCGGGGTGTGGAATGACTACCTGTGGCCGCTCATCGTCCTGACGGATGAACGGAAATACACGCTGCAGATTGCCCTCTCGCAATTAAACGGGCTGTACAATACGGATTACGCGATGGTCATCGCCGGTACACTGCTTGCGGTTATTCCACTTATCATTATGTTCCTGTTCATCAGCCGCCAGTTCATTTCGGACATTGCCGCAGGAGCCGTGAAGGATTAA
- the gntK gene encoding gluconokinase codes for MASSPYMIGVDIGTTSTKAVLFEQNGSIVAQGGADYPLYTPTPAIAEQDADDIFQAVVESVKQATSKAGIKPDEILFVSFSSAMHSILPVDEHGKPLMRAMTWADNRSAEWTEALKTEMNGHEIYLRTGTPIHPMSPLTKIMWLTREQPELFKQTHKFISMKEYVFFKLFNEYVIDHSMASATGMMNLEKLDWDEGALHVAGITVDHLSRLVPTTYVLKQGLNPEYAKEMGIADKTPFVIGASDGVLSNLGVNAIDPGVVAVTIGTSGAIRTVVDKPVTDPKGRFFCYALTEDAWVIGGPVNNGGVIFRWIRDEFAASEVETAKRLGIDPYEVLTRVAENVPPGSEGLLFHPYMTGERAPLWNPNARGSFFGLTLHHKKEHMIRAALEGVLFNLYTVMLAIEEKIGRPTKIQATGGFARSELWRQMMADIFDQDVIIPESIESSCLGAAVLGLYALGRIDSLSAVSGMIGSTHRHQPDPDSVRIYRELLPIFIRISRKFEEEYADIAAFQNKTMPQK; via the coding sequence ATGGCTTCTTCACCGTATATGATCGGCGTAGATATCGGCACCACATCCACCAAGGCCGTATTGTTTGAACAAAACGGCTCCATCGTGGCTCAGGGTGGTGCTGATTATCCGCTATATACCCCCACCCCTGCGATTGCAGAGCAGGATGCGGACGATATTTTCCAAGCCGTCGTAGAATCCGTTAAACAGGCGACCTCCAAGGCGGGTATCAAACCGGATGAAATTTTGTTTGTATCGTTCAGTTCGGCGATGCACAGCATCCTGCCTGTTGACGAGCACGGCAAACCGCTGATGCGCGCCATGACGTGGGCAGACAATCGCAGCGCGGAATGGACGGAAGCACTCAAAACCGAAATGAACGGTCACGAAATCTATCTGAGAACAGGGACGCCCATTCATCCGATGTCACCACTGACCAAAATCATGTGGCTAACCCGGGAACAGCCGGAACTGTTCAAGCAGACCCATAAATTCATCTCCATGAAAGAATATGTATTCTTCAAGCTGTTCAATGAATACGTGATCGACCACTCCATGGCGTCTGCTACCGGCATGATGAATCTGGAGAAACTGGACTGGGATGAGGGAGCGCTGCATGTGGCGGGAATTACAGTAGACCATCTATCCCGGCTTGTGCCGACCACTTACGTACTCAAGCAGGGGTTGAACCCGGAGTACGCCAAGGAAATGGGTATTGCGGACAAGACGCCATTTGTCATCGGGGCAAGTGACGGCGTGCTCTCCAATCTCGGCGTTAACGCGATTGATCCTGGCGTTGTGGCGGTGACCATCGGCACCAGCGGAGCGATTCGTACGGTCGTGGACAAACCAGTTACCGATCCGAAAGGACGTTTCTTCTGTTACGCGCTCACCGAGGATGCGTGGGTGATTGGCGGGCCCGTGAACAATGGCGGGGTCATTTTCCGCTGGATTCGGGACGAGTTTGCGGCTTCTGAGGTAGAGACAGCGAAGCGACTCGGCATCGATCCTTATGAAGTGCTCACGCGTGTCGCGGAAAATGTACCGCCTGGATCGGAAGGGCTGCTCTTCCATCCGTATATGACAGGTGAGCGGGCTCCGCTCTGGAATCCGAATGCCCGCGGCTCGTTCTTCGGTCTGACACTTCATCATAAGAAGGAGCACATGATCCGAGCCGCCCTGGAAGGTGTATTGTTCAATCTGTATACCGTCATGCTGGCTATTGAGGAGAAGATCGGCCGTCCCACCAAAATTCAGGCCACTGGCGGCTTCGCCCGCTCCGAATTATGGCGGCAGATGATGGCCGATATTTTCGACCAGGATGTGATCATCCCTGAAAGCATTGAGAGCTCCTGCCTTGGTGCAGCCGTATTGGGATTGTACGCGCTTGGCCGCATTGATTCCCTGAGCGCCGTATCCGGCATGATTGGATCCACGCATCGTCATCAGCCTGACCCGGACAGCGTCCGCATCTACCGGGAATTGCTGCCGATCTTCATCCGGATCTCCCGCAAGTTCGAAGAGGAGTATGCGGATATCGCTGCTTTTCAAAATAAAACGATGCCTCAGAAATAA
- a CDS encoding nuclear transport factor 2 family protein, with amino-acid sequence MTTLLNNYFRLFDASRTDVRAMQDLLSLFTPDAEIVLNGTSRRGFEGFMKAFYEYNMDVKHMWDGWVLQPDGSYQTNWAVCGQAADGAVYAKTGIDTARLNDEGQIMYLENVQDDKDAFSKYNQ; translated from the coding sequence ATGACTACATTGTTAAACAATTATTTCCGTTTATTTGACGCTTCTCGTACGGATGTGCGTGCGATGCAGGATTTACTGTCCCTGTTCACACCGGATGCTGAGATTGTGTTAAACGGCACCAGCAGAAGAGGATTTGAAGGTTTTATGAAAGCATTCTATGAGTACAACATGGACGTCAAACATATGTGGGACGGGTGGGTGCTGCAGCCGGACGGCAGCTATCAGACGAACTGGGCCGTATGTGGACAAGCTGCTGATGGGGCGGTATATGCAAAAACAGGGATTGATACCGCCCGCCTGAATGATGAGGGACAGATTATGTATCTGGAAAATGTGCAGGACGACAAGGATGCATTCAGTAAATATAATCAATAA
- a CDS encoding ArsR/SmtB family transcription factor, whose product MKETFQYATVIGMKTPTIPMASEMEFTTVCNALGDPVRMKIAHCLASSGEKNCSAFEVDHISKSTLSHHIKILREAGLIQPRIEGKQHFYSLRKDDLSSRFPGLVELILNTTGG is encoded by the coding sequence TTGAAAGAGACGTTTCAATATGCTACCGTCATAGGTATGAAAACACCTACGATACCCATGGCTTCGGAAATGGAGTTTACCACGGTCTGCAATGCACTTGGTGATCCGGTGCGCATGAAGATTGCACACTGCCTGGCCAGCTCCGGCGAGAAAAACTGTTCCGCATTCGAAGTAGACCATATTTCCAAATCAACATTGTCCCATCACATCAAAATTCTTCGTGAAGCAGGCCTGATCCAGCCACGTATTGAAGGCAAACAGCATTTTTACTCTTTGCGAAAGGATGATCTAAGCAGCCGTTTCCCCGGTCTTGTAGAATTAATATTGAATACGACAGGAGGTTAA
- a CDS encoding MraY family glycosyltransferase codes for MVYIMAFLLSFVVVLLLIPPLSRLAHRLDFVDKPREDVERKLHRQPIPLTASYAIFTGFFLTYIAFTKQLSMETVALVAGGMLLLTIGTIDDWYKTKGKDFPALPKMIIQISAAVLVFASGIAFTGFVNPLTSEYIMLPFWLQFILTILWIFGVTTVINFSDGMDGLAGGLSAISAVTLFVVALAKGQSDSALMSIVLVGVTLGYLKYNKPPAKVFMGDAGATFLGFILAVIALDGAFKQATMLSLFIPILALGVPIFDNIFVVIKRFIQGKAIYQADASQAHYRLLRAGLNHKQVVGVLYLISTCLCLSSIILMLVEM; via the coding sequence ATGGTATACATAATGGCCTTTTTGCTGTCTTTTGTTGTCGTGCTTCTGCTCATTCCTCCGCTTAGCCGACTGGCCCACCGCCTTGATTTTGTGGACAAGCCCCGTGAGGACGTAGAGCGCAAGCTTCACAGGCAGCCCATTCCGCTGACGGCGAGTTACGCGATATTTACCGGATTCTTCCTGACATACATTGCTTTTACGAAGCAGCTTTCCATGGAGACGGTTGCACTGGTTGCAGGCGGCATGCTTCTGTTAACGATCGGCACCATTGACGACTGGTACAAAACAAAAGGCAAAGACTTTCCCGCCCTGCCCAAAATGATCATTCAGATCTCTGCAGCCGTGCTCGTATTTGCTTCCGGCATTGCATTCACCGGGTTTGTTAACCCGCTGACCTCGGAATACATCATGCTTCCGTTCTGGCTGCAGTTCATTCTGACGATCCTGTGGATCTTCGGCGTAACCACCGTCATTAACTTCTCGGACGGCATGGACGGGCTTGCTGGCGGATTATCTGCGATCTCGGCAGTCACGCTGTTTGTCGTGGCCCTGGCCAAAGGCCAAAGCGATTCAGCACTCATGTCCATCGTGCTTGTCGGTGTAACGCTGGGGTATCTGAAATACAATAAACCTCCGGCCAAGGTATTTATGGGTGATGCCGGAGCAACGTTTCTCGGTTTCATTCTGGCTGTCATTGCCCTTGACGGTGCATTCAAGCAAGCGACCATGCTGTCGCTATTCATCCCGATTCTGGCCCTTGGTGTACCGATCTTCGACAATATCTTTGTCGTTATCAAACGTTTCATTCAAGGCAAAGCCATCTATCAGGCTGATGCAAGCCAGGCTCATTATCGCCTCCTGCGTGCAGGACTGAACCACAAGCAGGTGGTTGGCGTATTGTATCTCATCAGTACCTGCCTCTGTCTCTCCTCCATCATCCTAATGTTGGTGGAAATGTAG
- the cydC gene encoding thiol reductant ABC exporter subunit CydC, with protein MEAEIKQTEMARNGSEKNSWITPYAVQYRWRFAGVIALGTCAACCAVLLLFTSGFLISKSALRPENILMVYVPIVGVRAFGIFRAVFRYAERLAGHDAVLRVLAAQRVKLYRILEPQALFLRSRMQTGDVLGALAEDVERLQDIYLRTVFPAITALILYGAAVISFGTVDLGFALWMSLYMLFLIGLLPAITLKVTWKRKVRLKKENSHLYTRLTDGVLGLGDWMASGRAAEFVRLQEEGEERADSVRRSLRRWTRWRDLIAQCVIGLMVVSVTWWAGSEAAAGQLPAVMIAAFVLVLFPLTEALLPVSDAVERVPQYRESLERLQHLEGKGHTQGSPSGRDETEQAADVSSESAERTKRSRDQRIRLRIPPKLRADIQIDRVSYRYATEDSYAVQGVSLHLPQGKRLAVLGRSGGGKSTLLKLIQGALLPSVGEVLINDQPVQTLGENVPDVIAVLNQNPHLFDTTVANNLRIGRPHATDEEIRRVAAQVGLSDLIESLPQGYNTPMLETGMRFSGGERQRIALARVLLKETPVVIFDEPTVGLDPVTERALMRTILDSMQGKTMIWVTHHLIGAEQMDELIFMENGQIAMQGSHEQLLAREERYRRLVELDRPGWADGQKPGFPLPPAASR; from the coding sequence ATGGAAGCTGAGATAAAGCAGACAGAAATGGCCCGGAACGGGAGTGAAAAGAATAGCTGGATTACTCCCTACGCGGTACAGTACCGCTGGAGATTTGCCGGAGTCATTGCACTGGGGACATGCGCTGCATGTTGTGCAGTGCTGCTGCTCTTCACTTCCGGGTTCCTGATCTCCAAGTCTGCGCTCCGTCCTGAAAACATACTGATGGTCTATGTACCGATTGTGGGCGTTCGTGCGTTCGGGATTTTCCGTGCGGTGTTCCGATATGCAGAGCGTCTGGCGGGTCATGATGCCGTGCTGCGCGTGCTTGCAGCTCAACGGGTGAAGCTGTACCGGATTTTGGAGCCGCAAGCCCTGTTTCTGCGCTCACGAATGCAAACGGGTGATGTACTCGGCGCACTCGCGGAGGATGTGGAGCGGCTGCAGGACATTTATCTGCGCACAGTCTTTCCAGCCATCACGGCACTGATCCTGTACGGTGCAGCCGTTATTTCTTTTGGTACCGTGGATCTGGGGTTTGCGTTATGGATGAGCCTCTACATGTTATTCCTGATTGGATTGCTGCCAGCCATCACGTTAAAGGTAACCTGGAAACGAAAAGTGCGGTTAAAAAAGGAGAACAGCCACTTGTATACCCGCCTTACAGACGGCGTACTTGGCCTTGGGGATTGGATGGCAAGTGGTCGGGCGGCGGAATTCGTTCGTCTCCAGGAGGAGGGGGAAGAGCGGGCAGATTCCGTTCGGCGCAGCCTGCGAAGATGGACGCGCTGGCGTGATCTGATTGCACAGTGTGTCATTGGACTGATGGTGGTGTCTGTGACATGGTGGGCAGGAAGCGAGGCTGCGGCAGGACAGCTGCCTGCCGTTATGATCGCGGCGTTTGTACTGGTGCTGTTTCCACTGACCGAAGCATTGCTACCTGTGTCCGATGCGGTGGAGCGTGTTCCCCAGTACCGCGAATCGCTGGAACGATTGCAGCATTTGGAGGGTAAGGGACATACTCAAGGTTCCCCATCAGGCAGAGATGAAACCGAGCAGGCGGCCGATGTTTCTTCTGAGTCCGCTGAGAGGACGAAGCGATCACGGGATCAACGAATTCGTCTGCGTATCCCTCCGAAGCTGAGAGCGGACATTCAGATAGATCGTGTAAGTTACCGGTATGCTACCGAAGATTCCTATGCTGTACAAGGTGTATCTCTTCATCTGCCCCAGGGCAAACGGTTAGCGGTTCTGGGGCGCAGTGGCGGAGGGAAATCCACCCTTCTCAAACTGATTCAGGGTGCTCTGCTCCCTTCCGTCGGGGAAGTTCTGATCAATGATCAGCCTGTGCAGACGCTGGGGGAGAATGTACCCGATGTCATTGCGGTGCTGAACCAGAATCCGCATCTCTTCGATACAACGGTAGCGAACAATCTGCGGATTGGCCGTCCACATGCAACGGATGAAGAGATCAGACGCGTGGCTGCCCAAGTCGGTTTGTCAGACCTTATTGAATCTCTGCCGCAGGGGTATAATACCCCGATGCTGGAGACAGGCATGCGTTTTTCGGGCGGGGAACGGCAGCGGATTGCACTGGCCAGGGTGCTGCTGAAGGAAACACCTGTCGTCATCTTCGACGAACCTACGGTTGGACTTGACCCTGTGACGGAACGTGCACTCATGCGTACCATTCTGGACAGCATGCAAGGCAAAACAATGATCTGGGTTACCCATCATCTCATTGGTGCGGAACAGATGGATGAGCTCATTTTTATGGAAAATGGACAGATTGCCATGCAGGGTTCTCACGAACAGCTGCTGGCTCGGGAAGAGCGTTATCGTCGTCTCGTCGAACTCGACCGACCAGGATGGGCAGACGGGCAGAAGCCAGGGTTCCCCTTGCCGCCGGCAGCTTCCAGGTAA